A stretch of the Elephas maximus indicus isolate mEleMax1 chromosome 3, mEleMax1 primary haplotype, whole genome shotgun sequence genome encodes the following:
- the PEX11G gene encoding peroxisomal membrane protein 11C isoform X1 yields MASLKGLASALESYRGRDRLIRTLGYCCQLVGGVLVEQCPAKSDVGMRLLVLSAQLSHCRTVLRLFDDLAMFAYTKQYGLGTKMSLLPPLQEEDCFVRCVSILGNLADQLFYPCEHVAWAADAKILHVDAARWWALSTAFWGLSLLLGIARSLWVILKLSRRLRSPTVAFPRQPPCSKWRTLEAQIWSETLTLLSNLADLANAVHWLPPGVLWAGCFPPWLVGLLGTVSSILSVYQAVRARDNQADHQADTASS; encoded by the exons ATGGCGTCGCTGAAGGGACTGGCATCGGCGCTGGAGTCGTACAGGGGCCGGGACCGCCTG ATCCGAACGCTGGGGTACTGCTGCCAGCTGGTCGGCGGGGTGCTGGTGGAACAATGCCCGGCCAAGTCAGATGTGGGGATGCGCCTGCTAGTGCTGTCTGCCCAGCTGAGCCATTGCAGGACCGTCCTGCGACTCTTTGATGACCTGGCCATGTTTGCCTACACTAAGCAGTATGGCTTGGGGACAAAG ATGTCCCTACTTCCCCCACTGCAGGAGGAGGACTGCTTTGTCCGCTGTGTGTCTATTCTGGGCAACCTGGCTGACCAGCTGTTCTACCCCTGCGAGCACGTTGCCTGGGCTGCTGACGCCAAGATCCTCCACGTGGATGCTGCCCGCTGGTGGGCGCTGAGCACAGCTTTCTGGGGCCTCTCCCTGCTCCTGGGCATTGCCAG GTCCCTGTGGGTGATACTGAAGCTGAGTCGGAGGCTGAGGAGCCCCACGGTGGCCTTCCCCAG GCAGCCACCTTGTAGCAAGTGGAGGACCCTGGAGGCGCAGATTTGGTCGGAGACGCTGACTCTGCTCAGCAACTTGGCCGACCTGGCCAACGCCGTGCACTGGCTGCCCCCAGGAGTGCTGTGGGCTGGCTGCTTCCCCCCGTGGCTGGTGGGCCTCCTGGGCACCGTGTCCTCCATCCTCAGCGTGTACCAGGCCGTCAGGGCCCGTGACAACCAGGCTGACCACCAGGCTGACACTGCCAGCTCTTGA
- the PEX11G gene encoding peroxisomal membrane protein 11C isoform X2, with protein sequence MASLKGLASALESYRGRDRLIRTLGYCCQLVGGVLVEQCPAKSDVGMRLLVLSAQLSHCRTVLRLFDDLAMFAYTKQYGLGTKEEDCFVRCVSILGNLADQLFYPCEHVAWAADAKILHVDAARWWALSTAFWGLSLLLGIARSLWVILKLSRRLRSPTVAFPRQPPCSKWRTLEAQIWSETLTLLSNLADLANAVHWLPPGVLWAGCFPPWLVGLLGTVSSILSVYQAVRARDNQADHQADTASS encoded by the exons ATGGCGTCGCTGAAGGGACTGGCATCGGCGCTGGAGTCGTACAGGGGCCGGGACCGCCTG ATCCGAACGCTGGGGTACTGCTGCCAGCTGGTCGGCGGGGTGCTGGTGGAACAATGCCCGGCCAAGTCAGATGTGGGGATGCGCCTGCTAGTGCTGTCTGCCCAGCTGAGCCATTGCAGGACCGTCCTGCGACTCTTTGATGACCTGGCCATGTTTGCCTACACTAAGCAGTATGGCTTGGGGACAAAG GAGGAGGACTGCTTTGTCCGCTGTGTGTCTATTCTGGGCAACCTGGCTGACCAGCTGTTCTACCCCTGCGAGCACGTTGCCTGGGCTGCTGACGCCAAGATCCTCCACGTGGATGCTGCCCGCTGGTGGGCGCTGAGCACAGCTTTCTGGGGCCTCTCCCTGCTCCTGGGCATTGCCAG GTCCCTGTGGGTGATACTGAAGCTGAGTCGGAGGCTGAGGAGCCCCACGGTGGCCTTCCCCAG GCAGCCACCTTGTAGCAAGTGGAGGACCCTGGAGGCGCAGATTTGGTCGGAGACGCTGACTCTGCTCAGCAACTTGGCCGACCTGGCCAACGCCGTGCACTGGCTGCCCCCAGGAGTGCTGTGGGCTGGCTGCTTCCCCCCGTGGCTGGTGGGCCTCCTGGGCACCGTGTCCTCCATCCTCAGCGTGTACCAGGCCGTCAGGGCCCGTGACAACCAGGCTGACCACCAGGCTGACACTGCCAGCTCTTGA